A genomic region of Serinus canaria isolate serCan28SL12 chromosome 1A, serCan2020, whole genome shotgun sequence contains the following coding sequences:
- the LOC103813260 gene encoding LOW QUALITY PROTEIN: endosome-associated-trafficking regulator 1 (The sequence of the model RefSeq protein was modified relative to this genomic sequence to represent the inferred CDS: deleted 1 base in 1 codon), translating to MPQPFRIFGLMMMVYPESQGLQGDDDNDGGDDDSEVSGNCHSDIPSPLCKSSHSTDENKTADLGEPTCFPTLGDSYMVKDKQVGLAKHALELEEGDQEFQEPFYKDMGMSDSLDGDEQPSLNYHLPEHQRLPAPQKAGTAPSGFHDSFQHSSGQHLGTEVAATQGHASEHYVGHPESTTGVQPHVLREEDGEDRESLSLQPAYDLLWKDNAMVRRMFQTFQNNLKRQVCMVASLQDQLKTSQAEREREVQELQSLVQETECHVQIMTQRALNAETNMERLKQKIFILQGQLERCKLENENLRTDGLEAVKHNLDFTRQNLHELQMGKDASLRQFLPQKCCPLLLRSLNPPEKFSNFKQRKIYECSSVCVPRSNRNGSTGPSSPEVKPGAAQSHVSAAA from the exons ATGCCGCAGCCATTTCGCATCTTTGGGCTAATGATGATGGTCTACCCAGAATCTCAAGGCTTGCAAGGTGATGATGACAATGATGGTGGTGATGATGACAGTGAAGTATCAGGGAACTGCCATTCTGACATTCCTTCACCCTTGTGcaagagcagccacagcacagatGAAAATAAGACAGCGGATCTGGGAGAACCCACATGTTTCCCTACTCTTGGGGATTCTTACATGGTAAAAGATAAACAGGTGGGGTTGGCCAAGCATGCGCTGGAGCTTGAGGAGGGAGATCAAGAGTTTCAGGAACCATTTTACAAAGACATGGGAATGTCTGACAGCTTGGATGGAGATGAGCAGCCCAGCCTGAACTACCACCTTCCTGAGCATCAGAGGTTGCCTGCCCCCCAAAAGGCTGGTACAGCACCAAGTGGCTTCCATGACtctttccagcacagctcaggccAGCACTTGGGGACAGAGGTCGCTGCCACACAGGGCCATGCCAGTGAACACTATGTGGGACACCCAGAGAGCACCACGGGAGTGCAGCCCCACGTGCTGCGCGAGGAGGACGGCGAGGACAGAGAGTCCCTGTCGCTGCAGCCAGCCTACGACTTGCTGTG GAAGGACAATGCCATGGTCAGGAGAATGTTTCAGACCTTCCAGAACAACTTGAAGAGACAGGTGTGCATGGTGGCAAGCCTGCAGGATCAGCTGAAGACCAGCCAGGCTGAGCGAGAGAGGGAAGTCCAAGAGCTCCAGTCCTTAGTCCAGGAGACTGAGTGTCATGTTCAGATAATGACCCAGCGGGCTCTGAATGCTGAAACAAACATGGAGAGGCTGAAGCAGAAGATCTTTATTCTCCAAGGACAGCTGGAGAGATGCAAGCTGGAGAATGAAAACCTGAGAACAGAT GGGCTGGAAGCAGTGAAGCACAACTTAGACTTCACCAGGCAAAACCTCCACGAGCTCCAAATGGGCAAAGATGCCTCCCTCAGGCAGTTTCTCCCTCAGAAATGCTGCCCATTGTTACTGAGGTCCTTGAATCCACCAGAAAAATTCTCAAATTTTAAGCAGAGAAAGATCTAtgagtgcagttctgt GTGCGTGCCCAGGAGCAATCGCAATGGCAGCACTGGTCCCAGCTCGCCAGAGGTGaaacctggagctgcccagtCCCACGTGAGTGCTGCTGCATGA